Proteins encoded together in one Thermococcus barophilus MP window:
- a CDS encoding cell wall-binding repeat-containing protein — MKNKVWISLSLLILLAVSLVSFTLLPVNAQENKQQYDLIIVRNDDLIDYIVALPYSKLINAPILPVDPQMLDDKTKAQLYSYAQLGWRKILIVGNSNAISKEVEDELLSLGFSVTRIGGAVRTETAEKLAVAFYPEGSNTVVLASAMDYGSALAAAKFAMEYQLPLLLTLENDLSEFTIMGLKKLHPRLVIMIGTGLNETIEKRLQEMGYETYWLGHQIGPPPVSKPEKESPIPWVVIGAVLSLAIAVPIILYWAKKKWAANRVPIEVLTEKERIVVKAILEKGGKVKQEDLPELTGYSRPTVSRIVQELEKKQLVTREKIGKTFIVKLIKEINLKE, encoded by the coding sequence TTGAAGAATAAAGTCTGGATTTCACTTTCACTGCTCATATTGCTGGCAGTGTCCTTGGTAAGCTTCACTCTTCTTCCTGTGAATGCACAGGAAAACAAGCAGCAGTACGATTTAATAATTGTTAGGAATGATGATTTAATTGACTACATTGTCGCTCTTCCCTATTCTAAGCTTATAAATGCCCCCATCTTACCTGTAGATCCTCAAATGCTTGATGATAAAACAAAAGCCCAGCTTTACTCCTATGCACAGCTTGGGTGGAGGAAGATACTTATAGTGGGCAACTCGAATGCTATAAGCAAAGAAGTTGAGGATGAACTTCTCTCCCTTGGTTTTAGTGTTACAAGGATTGGAGGGGCTGTAAGAACGGAAACGGCAGAAAAGTTAGCAGTTGCCTTTTATCCAGAGGGAAGCAACACCGTTGTCTTGGCAAGTGCAATGGATTATGGGTCAGCATTGGCTGCGGCAAAGTTCGCAATGGAGTATCAGCTTCCTCTGCTTTTAACTTTGGAGAATGACCTATCAGAGTTTACCATTATGGGGCTGAAGAAGCTCCATCCAAGATTGGTCATCATGATCGGTACCGGATTAAACGAAACAATTGAAAAAAGGCTGCAGGAGATGGGTTACGAAACCTACTGGCTTGGGCACCAGATTGGACCGCCTCCAGTTTCAAAACCCGAAAAAGAGTCCCCAATCCCATGGGTTGTCATTGGTGCTGTGCTGTCTCTCGCAATTGCAGTTCCGATAATTCTCTATTGGGCAAAGAAGAAGTGGGCAGCAAACAGAGTTCCAATTGAAGTTTTAACTGAAAAGGAGAGGATAGTTGTTAAGGCAATACTTGAAAAAGGTGGGAAGGTTAAACAAGAGGATTTGCCAGAGTTAACTGGATATTCGAGACCTACAGTGAGCAGAATAGTCCAAGAGCTTGAGAAGAAGCAGCTTGTAACGAGGGAAAAAATCGGAAAAACATTCATAGTAAAGCTGATAAAGGAAATAAACCTCAAAGAATAG
- a CDS encoding C2H2-type zinc finger protein — protein MAVLKAIKVRDRDGEIFFRCPRCGMVFKRSKDYIKHINRAHGHLFKK, from the coding sequence ATGGCGGTGTTGAAGGCAATAAAGGTCAGGGACAGGGACGGTGAGATATTCTTCAGATGCCCAAGATGTGGGATGGTATTTAAGAGAAGCAAGGATTATATCAAGCACATAAACAGGGCACACGGCCATCTCTTCAAGAAGTGA